The Streptomyces sp. NBC_00435 nucleotide sequence CGGCTTCGCGAGATGGCCGACCTGAAGCTGAACCAGCTCGGCCTGCACTTCTCCGACGACCAGGCCTTCCGGATCGAGTCCGACACCCACCCCGAGATCGTCTCCACCCCCCACCTCACCAAGGCGCAGGTGCGCGAGATCACGGCACTCGCCGCCCGCCTGCACATCGCGGTCGTACCCGAGATCGACTCACCGGGCCACCTCGGAGCGGTCCTGCGCGCGTACCCGGAGCTGCAACTGCGGGACTCCCAGGGGCGGGCGGTCAAGGGCGCCGTGGACATAGCGAACCCGGCGGCCGCGAAACTCGTGGACCAGCTCCTGCGCGAGTACCTGCCGCTGTTCCCCGGCGCGATCTGGAACCTCGGCGCGGACGAGTACCAGGCACTCGTCTACAAGGACCCGCAGACCTCCTTCCCGCAGCTCGCGGCCGCCGCCCGGCAGCGCTACGGTCCCACCGCACGGGTCCAGGACCTGACGACGGGCTGGCTGAACGACCGTGCGGACGTGGTCCGTTCGGCGCGTCGGCAGCCGGCCGCATGGAACGACGGCTTCTTCACCGGCGGGGTCGTCCAGCCCGCGAAGGACATCCAGGTCGAGTACTGGACGGGCAAGGAGGGCGGGGCCCGGCCGCCGCTGGAGTACCTGCGCGAGGGCCGCGACGTGGTCAACCTCAACGACGAGTACCTCTACTACGTGCTGGGGCAGCCCAACCAGTTCACGTACCCCGACGGCCGGCGCATCTACGAGCAGTGGACCCCATTGGTGCTGCGCGGCACGGCGGCGGTGCCCGCGCGGTACGCGGACCGGATCCTGGGTGCGCGCCTCGCCGTCTGGTGCGATCTGGCCGGATCACAGACCCAGGCCCAGGTGGCGGCGGGCATCAGGCTTCCGCTGGCGGCCCTGTCCCAGAAGGTCTGGGACTCCCGGACCCCGGCCCTCGGCTGGCCGGCCTTCAAGGCCTTGGCCGACCGTCTGTAGCCGGCCCCGCCCGCCATCGGTGCGTCCGGCGAATTCCACTGGCCGGACGAGGGGCCGTCTTGCTTGGATGCGGAGATGAACAGTGAACTGCCCTCGCCCGAAGACCACGAGATCTCCACCGACCCCGGCCGGCTCGACCGGACGCTGATCCACCGTTGGCTGTCCGAGGACGCCTACTGGGCTCTGGGGCGGAGCCGGGAGAAGCAGGATGCCGCGATCGACGGATCGCTCAACTACGGGGTCTACGAGCGCCTCTCCGGCAGGCAGGTGGCCTACGCCCGCGTGGTGACCGACCTGGCCACCTTCGCCTGGCTCTGCGACGTGTACGTGGACCCGGACGCGCGGGGCAAGGGGCTCGGCACGGCCCTGGCGGGGGCGGTGCGCGACCACCTCGCCCCGTACGGTCTGCGTCGGATCCTCCTGGCGACCGGGGACGCCCACGACGTCTACGCCAAGGTCGGCTTCGAGCCGCTCTCGGCCCCGGAGAAGTGGATGGCCCTCGGCCAGCAGTAGGTCGGTGGCGGAGGTCGGGTCCGGCGTACGCCTACCAGATGGAGCCGACCCACTCCGGGTGGTCGATGAACGGGTTCCGGTTGTGCTGGTAGGTGTCGTATATGACCTGGTTGCGGCGCTGCTCGAAGGCGTCCGGCGGGTCCTGCAGGTTCCACTGCTTCAGGACGCCGATCCGGCCGATGGCGGACGCGCTGCCGTTGTTGACCTTGTCGTTCACTTCCAGGTCGGCGAAGCCGTCGCCGCCGTCGTAGCGCACGGCCATGTAGAGCAGCATGCGCGCGACGTCACCCTTGACCGCGTCCCGCGGCTCGAAGGAGTCGGAGTCGGTGAAGCTGCCGGGGGCCTCGGCGACCGGGCTGCCGCCCTTGTCGAAGTCCTTGTTCCCGCGGGTGCTGTTGACGGTGACGTCCTCGGGCCTGAGGTGGTGCAGGTCGGTGCCCGGGCCGGTGGCGGTGCCGAAGTCGCCGTGGCTCTTGGCCCAGACGTGCTCGCGGTTCCAGTCGTTGACGCCGCCGCCGTTGGTGGACTTGGACTGGGAGCGGCCCGAGTAGACCAGGATGACGTTGTTGGGGTTCGCCGGGTCCTGGTCGGTGACCTTCAGGGCGTTCCACACGCCTTCGTACGTCACCTTGGACTGGGTCTTGATGATGTTGTGCAGCGCCGTCTTGAGCGCGGCGCCGGTCTTGCCCTCGGCCGAGGCGTAGTAGGTGTCGACGGCGGACGTGGCGTAGGCGGAGGACGACGAGCGCACAGCGGATGCCGAGGACGCCTGCGCCGCGGACGGGAGCAGCAGCAGTGACGCCGCCGCGCAGCCGGCCGCCCAGGGAGTGAGGCGGGAGATTCTCATGACGTGGGGGTACCTCTCCACACGCACCGCTCCCGCCCGGGGAATTGGCGGGGCATCAGGTGGCAGAGCGAGGTTCACATTGTCATGTGCCGTACAGGTGAAAAGCATGTGTCGGGAGCCCGGACTCTCTACGCGCGTCGTGTGGGTGATTGGCGCGGGAATCCCTTGGCAGAACCCGGCGGCGCGTGCACGGTAGCGGAGGCCACACCGTGAACAGCCCTACCAGGAGCAGCCCATGGCAGTGAAGATCCTCATCGTGACCGGCGACGCGGCGGAGTCGCTGGAGGTCCTCTACCCCTACCAGCGCCTGCGCGAGGAAGGCTACGAGGTCCACATCGCGGCGCCGGCGGTGAAGAAGCTCCGGTTCGTCGTGCACGACTTCGAGGAGGGCTTCGACACCTACACCGAGAAGCCCGGCTACACCTGGCCCGCCGACATCGCCTTCGCCGATGTGGACCCGGGGGAGTACGCGGCGCTGGTCGTACCCGGTGGGCGCGCCCCGGAGTACCTGCGCAACGACCCCGAGGTGCGGCGGATCCTGGCCGCCTTCGCCGGCTCCGACAAGCCGATCGCGCAGATCTGCCACGGCCCGCTGATCACCGCCGCGGCCGGCGCGCTCGGCGGTCGCCGGGTCACCGCCTATCCGGCGCTGGAGCTCGACATGAAGGCCGCCGGGGCCGAGTTCGAGGACTCCGAGGCCGTGGTCGACGGCACGCTGGTGTCGGCCCGCGCGTGGCCCGACCACTCGGCGTGGATGCGGGAGTTCCTGACCGTCCTGCGCGGCAAGGCGCCGCTGGCCTGATCCGGACCCCTTGCCCTCCTCCTCGCCCTCCTCGCCGCCGGCCGACGGCCGTCCGGGGAGGGTGAGGT carries:
- a CDS encoding beta-N-acetylhexosaminidase is translated as MMRQTKQYRRSHLLATAVAAVLVSLVTVPGCAAGTAAPDGSRAAPTSAPPAASPSTPSAAPSPTPSYPLSSAPRTVPAVREHVPARGPGWRPGPGARVVVPPADSAALADEGRLLAGELRMGFAETDAPRPGDVQLALGAKTSGAPESYTLTVRDGQVRITGPDQAGVFYGTRTLKQEVSGGGSAPEGTVRDAPAKPQRGLNLDIARKYFTPAWIEDRLREMADLKLNQLGLHFSDDQAFRIESDTHPEIVSTPHLTKAQVREITALAARLHIAVVPEIDSPGHLGAVLRAYPELQLRDSQGRAVKGAVDIANPAAAKLVDQLLREYLPLFPGAIWNLGADEYQALVYKDPQTSFPQLAAAARQRYGPTARVQDLTTGWLNDRADVVRSARRQPAAWNDGFFTGGVVQPAKDIQVEYWTGKEGGARPPLEYLREGRDVVNLNDEYLYYVLGQPNQFTYPDGRRIYEQWTPLVLRGTAAVPARYADRILGARLAVWCDLAGSQTQAQVAAGIRLPLAALSQKVWDSRTPALGWPAFKALADRL
- a CDS encoding GNAT family N-acetyltransferase, coding for MNSELPSPEDHEISTDPGRLDRTLIHRWLSEDAYWALGRSREKQDAAIDGSLNYGVYERLSGRQVAYARVVTDLATFAWLCDVYVDPDARGKGLGTALAGAVRDHLAPYGLRRILLATGDAHDVYAKVGFEPLSAPEKWMALGQQ
- a CDS encoding endonuclease I family protein; translation: MRISRLTPWAAGCAAASLLLLPSAAQASSASAVRSSSSAYATSAVDTYYASAEGKTGAALKTALHNIIKTQSKVTYEGVWNALKVTDQDPANPNNVILVYSGRSQSKSTNGGGVNDWNREHVWAKSHGDFGTATGPGTDLHHLRPEDVTVNSTRGNKDFDKGGSPVAEAPGSFTDSDSFEPRDAVKGDVARMLLYMAVRYDGGDGFADLEVNDKVNNGSASAIGRIGVLKQWNLQDPPDAFEQRRNQVIYDTYQHNRNPFIDHPEWVGSIW
- a CDS encoding DJ-1/PfpI family protein gives rise to the protein MAVKILIVTGDAAESLEVLYPYQRLREEGYEVHIAAPAVKKLRFVVHDFEEGFDTYTEKPGYTWPADIAFADVDPGEYAALVVPGGRAPEYLRNDPEVRRILAAFAGSDKPIAQICHGPLITAAAGALGGRRVTAYPALELDMKAAGAEFEDSEAVVDGTLVSARAWPDHSAWMREFLTVLRGKAPLA